One Candidatus Cybelea sp. DNA segment encodes these proteins:
- the katG gene encoding catalase/peroxidase HPI, translating to MENTIVELSEADQGCPVKHVPLRPRVNIDWFPELLDLSVLQRPSALSDPMGPDFNYAREFNSLDLKAVKDDLVALMTTSQDWWPADYGHYGPLFIRMAWHAAGTYRIGDGRGGAGSGEQRFAPLNSWPDNANLDKARLLLWPLKQKYGRKISWADLMVLAGNCALESMGFGTFGFGGGRVDAWEPDENIYWGPEDTWLADKRYSGERELEKPLAAVQMGLIYVNPEGPNGEPDPLAAAVDIRETFGRMAMNDVETVALIAGGHTFGKAHGAADPGQYVGFGPAGAGIEEQNLGWRNSFGSGSGDDAITSGLEGAWTATPTRWNNEYFNNLFNYEWELTKSPAGGYQWTPKDGAGADTVPGAHDSSKRHAPIMFTTDLSLKVDPVYGPISKRFHENPQEFADAFAKAWYKLTHRDMGPISRYLGPEVPAEPQIWQDPVPAADRTPIDEQEIAALKSRILNSGLTVAQLVATAWASASTFRGTDKRGGANGARVRLTPQKDWGVNQPAELAKVLQTLEKVQADFNASLSGGKKVSLADTIVLGGCAAIERAAKSAGEDVKVTFAPGRTDATQENTDTESFAVLEPAADGFRNYLGSSHSRSPEQRLLDRANLLTLTAPEMTVLLGGLRVLGANTGASKHGVFTNREGTLTNDFFVNLLDLGTRWQPAGSTYVYEGKDRRTGEVKWTATNCDLIFGSNSQLRALAEVYAVEGDHFVRDFVAAWEKVMDLDRFDLAVPA from the coding sequence GGATCTTTCGGTGCTGCAGCGGCCGTCTGCGCTCTCCGACCCAATGGGTCCCGATTTTAATTACGCGCGTGAGTTCAACAGCCTCGATCTCAAAGCGGTCAAGGATGATCTCGTCGCATTGATGACCACGTCGCAAGACTGGTGGCCGGCCGACTACGGTCACTACGGCCCGCTCTTCATTCGTATGGCGTGGCACGCTGCCGGGACGTATCGCATCGGCGACGGGCGCGGCGGCGCCGGTTCGGGAGAGCAGCGCTTCGCGCCGCTCAACAGCTGGCCGGACAATGCGAACCTCGATAAGGCGCGCCTGTTGCTCTGGCCGCTCAAGCAGAAATATGGGCGGAAGATCTCGTGGGCCGATCTCATGGTGCTTGCCGGCAACTGCGCTCTCGAGTCGATGGGATTCGGCACGTTCGGATTTGGCGGCGGGCGCGTCGATGCATGGGAACCCGACGAAAACATTTACTGGGGGCCGGAAGATACGTGGCTCGCCGATAAGCGCTACAGCGGCGAACGCGAGCTCGAGAAGCCGCTCGCCGCCGTGCAGATGGGCCTGATCTACGTGAACCCGGAAGGCCCCAACGGCGAGCCCGATCCGCTTGCCGCGGCGGTCGACATTCGCGAAACCTTCGGCCGGATGGCGATGAACGATGTCGAGACGGTCGCCCTGATCGCCGGCGGCCATACGTTCGGCAAAGCGCACGGCGCGGCCGATCCGGGACAGTACGTTGGTTTTGGGCCCGCCGGTGCCGGCATCGAAGAGCAGAATCTCGGCTGGCGCAACTCGTTCGGCAGCGGTTCCGGCGACGACGCGATCACGAGCGGGCTCGAAGGCGCGTGGACTGCGACGCCGACGCGTTGGAATAACGAATACTTCAACAATCTCTTCAACTACGAATGGGAACTTACGAAGAGTCCCGCCGGCGGTTATCAGTGGACGCCGAAGGACGGCGCCGGCGCTGACACGGTTCCAGGCGCGCACGATTCGTCGAAGCGGCACGCCCCGATCATGTTCACGACGGACCTTTCGCTCAAGGTCGACCCCGTTTACGGGCCGATCTCAAAGCGTTTCCACGAAAATCCCCAAGAGTTTGCCGACGCCTTTGCCAAGGCGTGGTACAAGCTGACGCACCGCGACATGGGGCCCATTTCGCGCTATCTCGGGCCGGAGGTGCCCGCCGAACCGCAGATCTGGCAAGATCCGGTTCCCGCAGCCGATCGCACGCCGATCGACGAGCAGGAGATCGCCGCGTTGAAGAGCCGGATCCTTAACTCGGGGCTGACGGTGGCGCAACTGGTTGCGACCGCCTGGGCGTCGGCCTCGACATTCCGCGGCACGGATAAGCGCGGCGGCGCTAACGGCGCGCGCGTTCGTCTCACACCGCAGAAGGACTGGGGCGTCAATCAGCCGGCCGAGCTGGCGAAGGTGCTGCAGACGCTCGAAAAGGTGCAAGCAGACTTCAACGCGTCGTTATCCGGCGGCAAGAAGGTCTCGCTCGCCGACACGATCGTTCTCGGCGGCTGCGCCGCGATCGAACGGGCCGCCAAGAGCGCGGGGGAAGACGTGAAGGTGACGTTTGCGCCGGGCCGCACGGATGCAACGCAGGAAAATACCGACACCGAATCCTTCGCGGTTCTCGAACCGGCGGCGGACGGATTTCGCAACTACCTGGGCAGCTCGCACTCGCGTTCGCCCGAACAGCGGCTTCTCGATCGCGCCAACCTGCTCACGTTGACGGCCCCCGAGATGACGGTATTGCTCGGCGGTCTGCGCGTTCTCGGCGCAAACACCGGCGCGTCGAAGCACGGCGTCTTCACGAATCGCGAGGGCACACTGACGAACGACTTCTTCGTGAACCTGCTGGATTTGGGGACAAGGTGGCAGCCCGCCGGCAGCACCTACGTCTACGAGGGTAAAGACCGGCGCACCGGCGAGGTCAAATGGACGGCCACCAATTGCGACCTCATCTTCGGATCCAACTCGCAGTTGCGCGCACTCGCCGAGGTCTATGCCGTCGAGGGCGATCACTTCGTGCGCGACTTTGTCGCCGCGTGGGAAAAGGTGATGGATCTCGATCGCTTCGACCTTGCAGTGCCTGCATAG